A stretch of the Macaca thibetana thibetana isolate TM-01 chromosome X, ASM2454274v1, whole genome shotgun sequence genome encodes the following:
- the GPKOW gene encoding G-patch domain and KOW motifs-containing protein, with product MADSEEGVLPLTAASTAPISFGFTRTSARRRLADSGDGARPSPEEKDFLKTVEGRELQSVKPQEAPKELVIPLIQNGHRRQSPARPPGPSTDTEALADGVLSQAVKELIEESKKSLEERENAGVDPTLAIPMIQKGCTPSGEGADSEPRAETVPEEANYEAVPVEAYGLAMLRGMGWKPGEGIGRTFNQVVKPRVNSLRPKGLGLGANLSEAQALTPTGPSHMPRPDEEQEKDKEDQPQGLVPGGAVVVLSGPHRGLYGKVEGLDPDNVRAMVRLAVGSRVVTVSEYCLRPVSQQEFNKNTLDLRQQNGTASSRKTLRNQELHVQQDNSERKRKHLPDRLDGPAAKSEKAAPRSQHWLHRDLRVRFVDKMYKGGQYYNTKMIIEDVLSPDTCVCRTDEGRVLEGLREDMLETLVPKAEGDRVMVVLGPQAGRVGHLLSRDRARSRALVQLPREDQVVELHYDAICQYMGPSDTDDD from the exons ATGGCTGACTCCGAAGAGGGTGTTTTGCCGCTGACGGCTGCTTCCACTGCCCCAATTTCATTCGGCTTCACTCGCACGTCCGCACGGAGGCGGCTGGCCGACTCGGGTGACGGCGCGAGGCCATCTCCGGAGGAGAAGGATTTCTTGAAAACCGTGGAAGGGAGGGAGCTGCAGAG TGTGAAGCCCCAGGAAGCCCCCAAGGAACTCGTCATCCCTTTGATCCAGAATGGCCATCGCAGGCAGTCACCAGCCCGGCCCCCTGGGCCATCCACAGATACTGAGGCCTTGGCAGATGGGGTGCTGTCCCAGGCTGTGAAGGAGCTCATTGAGG AATCCAAGAAGTctctggaagagagagagaatgcggGTGTCGACCCCACGCTCGCTATCCCCATGATCCAGAAAGGATGCACCCCCAGCGGGGAAGGGGCAGACAGCGAACCCCGGGCAGAGACA GTGCCAGAGGAGGCTAATTATGAGGCGGTCCCCGTGGAGGCCTATGGGCTGGCCATGCTGCGGGGCATGGGCTGGAAACCTGGCGAGGGCATCGGCCGCACCTTCAATCA AGTAGTGAAGCCCCGTGTCAACTCACTGAGGCCCAAGGGGTTAGGGCTGGGTGCCAACCTGTCTGAGGCCCAGGCCTTGACCCCCACCGGCCCCTCCCACATGCCAAGGCCAGATGAGGAGCAAGAGAAGGATAAGGAAGATCAGCCTCAAGGGCTGGTGCCAGGAGGAGCTGTGGTGGTTCTTTCTGGCCCTCACCGAGGCCTCTATGGGAAG GTGGAAGGCCTCGATCCTGACAATGTTCGGGCCATGGTTCGTCTGGCTGTGGGGAGCCGGGTGGTGACTGTTAGTGAGTACTGCCTGCGGCCTGTCTCCCAGCAGGAGTTTAACAAGAACACCTTGGACCTCA GGCAACAGAATGGAACTGCCTCATCACGGAAGACCCTCCGGAATCAAGAACTCCACGTCCAGCAGGACAACTCAGAGAGGAAGCGGAAACACCTTCCAGACCG ACTGGATGGGCCTGCAGCCAAGAGTGAGAAAGCAGCCCCCAGGAGTCAGCACTGGTTGCACAGGGACCTGCGCGTGCGGTTTGTGGACAAGATGTACAAAGGAGGCCAATATTACAACACCAAG ATGATAATTGAAGATGTCCTAAGCCCAGATACCTGTGTATGTCGGACAGATGAAGGCCGAGTCCTGGAAG GCCTGAGGGAAGACATGCTGGAAACCCTGGTTCCCAAGGCAGAGGGTGACCGTGTGATGGTCGTGCTGGGCCCACAGGCTGGAAGG GTGGGACATTTGCTGAGCCGGGACAGAGCACGGAGCCGGGCTTTGGTGCAACTGCCAAGAGAAGATCAGGTGGTGGAGCTTCACTATGATGCCATCTGCCAGTACATGGGCCCTAGTGACACAGATGATGACTGA